From Coffea arabica cultivar ET-39 chromosome 2e, Coffea Arabica ET-39 HiFi, whole genome shotgun sequence, the proteins below share one genomic window:
- the LOC113730861 gene encoding U-box domain-containing protein 8-like yields MATQFPDDFKCPISLEIMSDPVILSSGHTFDRSSIQRWLDAGHRTCPITKLPLSEPPSLIPNHALRSLISSYTLVPLPEAHTNPDPNSLIQTIVSVSSHLVCKLDSLDQLGRLCKRDSSIRRRLTESGAVSAVLNCVNADDTSLQAKALHLLLNLSLDDDNKVGLVAEGVVGKLVAAVRSGYGDSRAVAATVLTSLAVVEVNKATIGAYPKAISGLIGLLRAGNGRERKEAATALFTLCSFADNRVRAVENRAVPILIQNASSGLERAVEVLGLLAKCAEGRKEMLGYDGFLEILIFVLKNGSSRGVQYGLLTINLLCSCSERMCLEVLREGIFEICLGLLEDDNEKVRRNAKNLIQVLQGKNRRNLS; encoded by the coding sequence ATGGCAACCCAGTTTCCGGACGACTTTAAATGCCCCATTTCCCTCGAGATAATGTCTGACCCGGTTATTCTCTCATCGGGCCATACCTTTGATCGCTCCTCAATCCAACGGTGGCTTGACGCCGGCCATCGTACATGTCCGATTACTAAACTACCCCTCTCCGAGCCACCTTCCCTCATCCCCAACCACGCCCTTCGGAGCTTAATTTCCAGTTATACCCTAGTCCCTCTCCCCGAAGCCCATACCAACCCGGACCCGAATTCCTTAATCCAAACCATCGTCTCCGTTTCTTCTCATCTGGTCTGCAAGCTCGACTCGCTCGACCAGCTGGGTCGCCTCTGTAAACGGGATTCCTCAATTCGCCGCCGACTGACTGAGTCCGGAGCTGTGTCGGCTGTTTTGAACTGCGTCAACGCCGACGACACCTCGCTCCAAGCAAAAGCCCTCCATTTGCTGCTTAACTTGAGCTTGGATGACGATAACAAAGTCGGGCTCGTCGCCGAAGGGGTTGTCGGAAAATTAGTCGCCGCTGTTCGCTCTGGCTACGGTGACTCCCGTGCTGTGGCAGCTACGGTGTTGACCAGCCTCGCGGTGGTGGAAGTCAACAAGGCCACAATCGGGGCGTACCCGAAAGCCATTTCGGGCCTAATCGGGCTTCTCCGGGCCGGGAAtggaagggagagaaaagaggcCGCCACAGCTCTGTTCACCCTCTGCTCCTTCGCCGATAATCGGGTTCGGGCCGTGGAGAATCGGGCCGTTCCGATACTAATCCAAAATGCGAGTTCGGGACTAGAGCGGGCCGTGGAAGTTTTGGGCTTGCTGGCAAAATGTGCAGAGGGCAGAAAAGAAATGCTAGGCTATGATgggtttttggaaattttgatttttgtattgAAAAATGGGAGTTCAAGAGGGGTACAATATGGGCTTTTGACTATAAATTTGTTGTGTAGTTGTAGTGAAAGAATGTGTTTGGAAGTTTTAAGAGAAGGCATTTTTGAGATTTGTTTGGGGTTGTTGGAAGATGATAATGAGAAGGTgagaagaaatgcaaaaaatttGATCCAAGTACTGCAAGGGAAGAATAGAAGAAATCTTAGCTGA
- the LOC113730865 gene encoding calcium-binding protein KRP1-like: MDARSPTTIHFEDLLPTMADKLGGEGLIKELCNGFQLLMDGKKGLITFDSLKKNSALLGLQEFQDEEIKSMIKEGDLDGDGALNQLEFCMLMFRLSPELTDGAGRLLEEAFPQI, encoded by the coding sequence ATGGATGCTAGAAGTCCAACGACAATTCATTTTGAAGATCTGTTGCCTACTATGGCCGATAAGCTAGGAGGTGAGGGATTGATCAAAGAGCTATGTAATGGATTTCAGCTGCTCATGGACGGTAAAAAGGGGTTGATCACCTTTGACAGCCTCAAGAAAAATTCTGCTCTTCTTGGATTGCAAGAGTTCCAGGACGAGGAGATCAAAAGCATGATTAAAGAGGGAGATTTGGATGGTGATGGTGCACTTAACCAGCTGGAGTTTTGCATGTTGATGTTCAGGTTGAGTCCCGAGCTAACGGATGGTGCTGGAAGATTGCTAGAGGAAGCCTTTCCACAGATTTGA
- the LOC113730862 gene encoding thioredoxin-like fold domain-containing protein MRL7 homolog, chloroplastic — protein MLVATLNTSLPFLSFSSFSSCDTIVQAICSYPRCSNVLFPYWREHKLLSRSLICLASSKNAGSSPVPNPSQNPDSKPKKPNPRTRESKAPKDKDKNLKNIFPTTIPKKPRRGRRSEAAAVEDFIRDSLERTFASIKEQDFEILKDKESIIKERVDEESGSDHSSDDEDHGNGSREKNMVMEEEDPNWPLDADVGWGIRASEYFEQHPIRNVVGEDGVEIDWEGEIDYGLVKEINCLEWESFAFRPSPLIVLVFERYNRASENWKVLKELEKAAEVFWKAKDRLPPRTVKLDINIERDLAYALKVKECPQILFLRGNRILYREKEPRRSDELVQMIAHFYYNAKKPMCINDAFLSPPC, from the exons atgctCGTTGCTACATTAAATACTAGCCTTcccttcctctctttttcatcattttcatcctgtGATACAATCGTTCAAGCTATATGTAGCTATCCACGTTGTTCAAATGTCTTGTTTCCATATTGGCGGGAACACAAGCTGTTATCTAGAAGTCTGATTTGTTTAGCCAGCTCGAAGAATGCTGGCTCAAGTCCTGTTCCTAATCCCAGCCAAAATCCTGATTCAAAACCTAAAAAGCCAAATCCCCGGACACGTGAATCTAAAGCACCCAAAGATAAAGATAAAAATCTGAAGAATATATTCCCCACGACAATTCCTAAAAAGCCAAGGCGTGGTCGTAGGAGTGAAGCAGCTGCAGTTGAGGATTTTATTCGTGATTCTCTGGAGCGGACATTTGCATCAATCAAAGAACAGGACTTTGAAATCTTGAAAGACAAGGAAAGCATCATAAAGGAGAGGGTAGATGAGGAGAGTGGTTCTGATCATAGTAGTGACGATGAAGATCATGGTAATGGGAGTAGAGAGAAAAACATGGTAATGGAGGAGGAGGATCCAAATTGGCCTCTCGATGCAGATGTGGGCTGGGGAATTAGGGCATCGGAATATTTTGAGCAGCATCCCATCAGAAATGTTGTTGGAGAAGATGGTGTTGAGATTGATTGGGAAGGGGAGATTGATTATGGGTTGGTCAAGGAGATAAATTGTCTTGAATGGGAAAGCTTTGCATTTCGTCCAAGCCCCttaattgttcttgtttttGAAAGATACAACAG GGCAAGTGAAAACTGGAAAGTTTTGAAGGAGCTTGAGAAAGCAGCAGAGGTCTTTTGGAAAGCCAAGGATCGGTTGCCTCCTCGG ACAGTAAAGCTAGACATCAACATTGAGAGGGATCTGGCATATGCTCTTAAAGTTAAAGAATGTCCACAAATATTGTTCTTACGTGGTAACCGGATATTGTACAGGGAAAAAG AGCCACGGAGATCTGATGAGCTGGTACAGATGATTGCACATTTCTATTATAATGCAAAAAAGCCTATGTGCATTAATGATGCTTTTTTGTCTCCACCATGTTAG
- the LOC113728536 gene encoding receptor-like serine/threonine-protein kinase SD1-7 isoform X2 → MDPTSNGEIFIWRNSNKLWRSGGWQAGSFPSMETSIDDSYNFSYNSNDEGKYLVYNGNKSIISRIVIDISGTMRQYFWLPRLQKWTIFRSLPSSLCDIYSSCGAFGYCDISSSPSCCCLPGFEPQFKQDWDLLDFSGGCMRKKPINCATGQTGFLSIPTMRLPAYSESLEVGRAEICEFACSFNCSCSAFSYSSGGGCSLWLGNLLDIEKQQNGSTGGDLYLKLDLSELPAKGNIVHHQNLFLLDLSSNRAKDNNGATAKDSRGEVKIESIGLPVFSFSSIVAVTNNFSSENKLGEGGFGPVYKGRLQSGELVAVKRLSKKSGQGFEEFKNETELIAELQHRNLVRILGCCLEQDEKILIYEYMPNKSLDTFLFEPKQEFLDWQQRIRIIDGIAQGLLYLHQYSRIRIVHRGLKASNILLDGDMDPKISDFGLARIFGLNELQANTNRIVGTYGYMSPEYVMEGLFSVKFDVFAFGILVLEIMSGKKNTGHYGSDNMTLIGYAWELWKTDRLLELIDPSLQISSSSNPGRYITIGLLCVQENPADRPTMSDVVAMLRNEQMSLTSPKEPAFTTWRNFLNTSSEGGHFAVCSTNDVTISLLEAR, encoded by the exons ATGGACCCCACCAGCAATGGTGAGATTTTCATATGGCGGAACAGTAACAAATTGTGGAGGTCTGGAGGCTGGCAAGCTGGTAGTTTTCCTTCTATGGAAACGAGTATTGACGATAGTTACAATTTCAGCTACAACTCAAATGATGAGGGTAAATACTTGGTATACAATGGCAATAAATCCATCATATCTAGAATTGTTATCGATATTTCTGGGACAATGAGGCAATACTTTTGGTTGCCAAGGTTACAAAAATGGACTATATTCAGGTCTTTACCTTCGTCGCTTTGTGACATATACTCTTCTTGTGGGGCTTTTGGGTATTGTGACATCAGTAGTAGTCCATCTTGTTGCTGTTTGCCAGGTTTTGAACCCCAGTTCAAGCAAGATTGGGATTTGCTAGACTTTTCTGGGGGATGTATGAGGAAAAAGCCTATAAATTGTGCCACAGGCCAAACAGGATTTCTATCGATACCTACCATGAGGCTGCCTGCATACTCAGAATCACTAGAAGTAGGACGGGCTGAAATATGTGAGTTTGCTTGTTCATTCAACTGCTCCTGCAGTGCTTTTTCCTATAGTAGCGGTGGAGGTTGTTCATTGTGGCTTGGTAATCTGTTGGACATAGAAAAACAACAGAATGGAAGTACTGGTGGAGACCTCTATCTTAAACTTGATTTGTCTGAGCTTCCTGCTAAAG GGAATATAGTACATCATCAGAATCTGTTTCTTCTTGATTTAAGTAGTAATAGGGCAAAGGATAACAATGGTGCCACAGCCAAAGATAGTCGGGGAGAAGTGAAGATTGAGAGCATTGGGCTGCCAGTGTTCAGTTTTTCAAGCATTGTTGCTGTCACTAATAATTTCTCCTCTGAAAATAAGCTTGGCGAAGGTGGTTTTGGACCAGTTTACAAG GGAAGATTACAGAGTGGTGAACTAGTGGCTGTGAAAAGGCTTTCTAAAAAGTCGGGACAAGGCTTCGAAGAGTTCAAAAATGAAACAGAATTGATTGCAGAACTTCAACACAGAAATCTTGTTAGGATCTTAGGATGTTGCCTTGAACAAGACGAAAAGATATTAATCTACGAGTACATGCCCAACAAAAGCCTGGATACTTTTCTCTTTG AGCCTAAGCAAGAGTTTTTGGATTGGCAACAACGTATTCGCATAATTGACGGTATTGCACAAGGCCTTCTTTACCTCCATCAGTATTCAAGGATACGAATTGTTCACAGAGGTCTGAAAGCTAGCAACATTTTATTAGATGGAGATATGGACCCTAAAATATCTGATTTTGGATTGGCAAgaatttttggtttaaatgaATTGCAAGCAAATACAAATCGGATTGTTGGAACTTA TGGTTATATGTCCCCAGAATATGTCATGGAAGGACTTTTCTCTGTAAAGTTCGATGTCTTTGCCTTTGGAATTCTGGTTCTAGAGATTATGAGTGGAAAGAAAAACACTGGTCATTATGGCTCTGATAATATGACTCTTATTGGATAT GCATGGGAGCTGTGGAAAACAGACAGATTGCTGGAGCTGATAGATCCATCGTTGCAGATTTCTTCTTCATCCAACCCTGGAAGATACATTACCATAGGTCTCTTATGCGTCCAGGAAAATCCAGCTGATAGACCAACCATGTCTGATGTTGTTGCAATGTTAAGGAATGAACAAATGTCACTAACATCACCAAAAGAGCCTGCTTTTACAACTTGGAGAAATTTCTTGAATACGAGCTCAGAGGGTGGTCATTTCGCAGTTTGTTCTACGAATGATGTTACTATTTCATTATTGGAGGCCCGTTGA
- the LOC113728536 gene encoding receptor-like serine/threonine-protein kinase SD1-7 isoform X1, producing MDPTSNGEIFIWRNSNKLWRSGGWQAGSFPSMETSIDDSYNFSYNSNDEGKYLVYNGNKSIISRIVIDISGTMRQYFWLPRLQKWTIFRSLPSSLCDIYSSCGAFGYCDISSSPSCCCLPGFEPQFKQDWDLLDFSGGCMRKKPINCATGQTGFLSIPTMRLPAYSESLEVGRAEICEFACSFNCSCSAFSYSSGGGCSLWLGNLLDIEKQQNGSTGGDLYLKLDLSELPAKGHKKSLRVALAASITPAIFISCCFFYCLWRRKYKQKGNIVHHQNLFLLDLSSNRAKDNNGATAKDSRGEVKIESIGLPVFSFSSIVAVTNNFSSENKLGEGGFGPVYKGRLQSGELVAVKRLSKKSGQGFEEFKNETELIAELQHRNLVRILGCCLEQDEKILIYEYMPNKSLDTFLFEPKQEFLDWQQRIRIIDGIAQGLLYLHQYSRIRIVHRGLKASNILLDGDMDPKISDFGLARIFGLNELQANTNRIVGTYGYMSPEYVMEGLFSVKFDVFAFGILVLEIMSGKKNTGHYGSDNMTLIGYAWELWKTDRLLELIDPSLQISSSSNPGRYITIGLLCVQENPADRPTMSDVVAMLRNEQMSLTSPKEPAFTTWRNFLNTSSEGGHFAVCSTNDVTISLLEAR from the exons ATGGACCCCACCAGCAATGGTGAGATTTTCATATGGCGGAACAGTAACAAATTGTGGAGGTCTGGAGGCTGGCAAGCTGGTAGTTTTCCTTCTATGGAAACGAGTATTGACGATAGTTACAATTTCAGCTACAACTCAAATGATGAGGGTAAATACTTGGTATACAATGGCAATAAATCCATCATATCTAGAATTGTTATCGATATTTCTGGGACAATGAGGCAATACTTTTGGTTGCCAAGGTTACAAAAATGGACTATATTCAGGTCTTTACCTTCGTCGCTTTGTGACATATACTCTTCTTGTGGGGCTTTTGGGTATTGTGACATCAGTAGTAGTCCATCTTGTTGCTGTTTGCCAGGTTTTGAACCCCAGTTCAAGCAAGATTGGGATTTGCTAGACTTTTCTGGGGGATGTATGAGGAAAAAGCCTATAAATTGTGCCACAGGCCAAACAGGATTTCTATCGATACCTACCATGAGGCTGCCTGCATACTCAGAATCACTAGAAGTAGGACGGGCTGAAATATGTGAGTTTGCTTGTTCATTCAACTGCTCCTGCAGTGCTTTTTCCTATAGTAGCGGTGGAGGTTGTTCATTGTGGCTTGGTAATCTGTTGGACATAGAAAAACAACAGAATGGAAGTACTGGTGGAGACCTCTATCTTAAACTTGATTTGTCTGAGCTTCCTGCTAAAG GTCATAAGAAATCATTACGAGTAGCTCTGGCAGCATCTATTACTCCTGCAATTTTCATAAGCTGttgtttcttttattgtttGTGGAGAAGAAAGTACAAACAAAAAG GGAATATAGTACATCATCAGAATCTGTTTCTTCTTGATTTAAGTAGTAATAGGGCAAAGGATAACAATGGTGCCACAGCCAAAGATAGTCGGGGAGAAGTGAAGATTGAGAGCATTGGGCTGCCAGTGTTCAGTTTTTCAAGCATTGTTGCTGTCACTAATAATTTCTCCTCTGAAAATAAGCTTGGCGAAGGTGGTTTTGGACCAGTTTACAAG GGAAGATTACAGAGTGGTGAACTAGTGGCTGTGAAAAGGCTTTCTAAAAAGTCGGGACAAGGCTTCGAAGAGTTCAAAAATGAAACAGAATTGATTGCAGAACTTCAACACAGAAATCTTGTTAGGATCTTAGGATGTTGCCTTGAACAAGACGAAAAGATATTAATCTACGAGTACATGCCCAACAAAAGCCTGGATACTTTTCTCTTTG AGCCTAAGCAAGAGTTTTTGGATTGGCAACAACGTATTCGCATAATTGACGGTATTGCACAAGGCCTTCTTTACCTCCATCAGTATTCAAGGATACGAATTGTTCACAGAGGTCTGAAAGCTAGCAACATTTTATTAGATGGAGATATGGACCCTAAAATATCTGATTTTGGATTGGCAAgaatttttggtttaaatgaATTGCAAGCAAATACAAATCGGATTGTTGGAACTTA TGGTTATATGTCCCCAGAATATGTCATGGAAGGACTTTTCTCTGTAAAGTTCGATGTCTTTGCCTTTGGAATTCTGGTTCTAGAGATTATGAGTGGAAAGAAAAACACTGGTCATTATGGCTCTGATAATATGACTCTTATTGGATAT GCATGGGAGCTGTGGAAAACAGACAGATTGCTGGAGCTGATAGATCCATCGTTGCAGATTTCTTCTTCATCCAACCCTGGAAGATACATTACCATAGGTCTCTTATGCGTCCAGGAAAATCCAGCTGATAGACCAACCATGTCTGATGTTGTTGCAATGTTAAGGAATGAACAAATGTCACTAACATCACCAAAAGAGCCTGCTTTTACAACTTGGAGAAATTTCTTGAATACGAGCTCAGAGGGTGGTCATTTCGCAGTTTGTTCTACGAATGATGTTACTATTTCATTATTGGAGGCCCGTTGA
- the LOC113728537 gene encoding G-type lectin S-receptor-like serine/threonine-protein kinase RKS1, whose amino-acid sequence MPKARSLEGTMQHRKRYLLVSLLLILIQYCTSKDSITQNQSFKDGDLLVSSGNSFAFGFFSPGISGNRYLGIWYNKVPEQTVVWVANRDSPVNGTNGVVSIEKSGNLILRDESSNLLLWSTNVSGMLSTSSSSVQLTETGNLMLFQDQSRSIVAWQSFDFPTNTLLPHMKLGVNRTSGFKTVLTSWKSQDDPGTGDFRFNMELNGSPQFFLYKRSDRLWRTGPWNGIQLSGVPDMTSKFIFTVSYVDNNDGVSLSYSIHDPNIFSRLALNESGTMERLTWQGGEHSWVKFWSAPKDQCDYYSHCGTFSDCDPYNLGEFECKCLPGFVPKVKSEWYLRDAINGCTRKQGEKTCGNSTDGFIKLTFVKVPDTSNARVNEGVGSKECQDLCLRNCSCTAYASANISRGGSGCITWYGSLIDIRQFSNGGQDVYIRVTAAELAEFLKSSKGSRSKKLVIIVVASAAGVLILLFLSWVVLKNRKGKRQYIKRLLSFNISPRSSYGASSTTKEIDENTDLSVFDLRTISSATNNFSLANKLGEGGFGTVYMGRLHTGREIAIKRLSKSSGQGIEEFKNEVTLIARLQHRNLVKLLGCCIQQDEKMLVYEYLPNKGLDNFIFDKEKAALLNWRKRFEIILGIARGLVYLHRDSRLRIIHRDLKASNVLLDAGMEPKISDFGMARIFGAGQMEANTNRVVGTYGYMSPEYAMQGLFSDKSDVFSYGVLLLEIISGRKNSSYFHDNAINLIGYVWDLWKEDKAMEIVDPSMRDSYNQDEVLRCIQIGLLCVQEQASDRPTMSQVLSMLSNGTALPSVSPKQPAFVIKKVNNGSNLPYSSSASIGAVSVDEMTITLMQAR is encoded by the exons ATGCCAAAAGCAAGAAGCCTCGAAGGAACCATGCAACACCGGAAAAGGTACTTATTGGTTTCTCTCCTCTTGATTCTTATCCAGTATTGCACTTCCAAGGACTCCATCACACAAAACCAATCTTTCAAAGATGGAGATCTTTTAGTTTCCAGTGGAAACTCCTTTGCTTTTGGTTTCTTTAGCCCTGGAATTTCTGGAAACCGATATCTCGGCATCTGGTACAACAAAGTTCCAGAACAAACTGTTGTCTGGGTAGCCAATAGGGACAGTCCCGTAAATGGCACCAATGGAGTTGTATCCATTGAAAAATCAGGAAATCTTATTCTACGCGATGAATCCAGCAACCTTTTGTTATGGTCCACCAATGTTTCAGGCATGTTATCCACTAGCTCTTCTTCTGTTCAGCTCACTGAAACAGGGAATTTGATGTTGTTTCAAGATCAAAGCAGAAGCATTGTAGCATGGCAAAGTTTTGATTTTCCCACTAATACTTTGCTTCCTCACATGAAACTTGGGGTGAACCGGACATCTGGATTTAAGACAGTCCTGACCTCTTGGAAGTCACAAGATGATCCTGGGACGGGTGATTTTCGTTTCAACATGGAGCTAAATGGCTCACCCCAATTCTTTTTGTACAAACGATCAGACCGGCTATGGCGAACAGGGCCATGGAATGGGATCCAATTGAGTGGAGTACCAGACATGACTTCAAAGTTCATCTTCACAGTTAGCTATGTCGATAATAATGATGGAGTTAGCCTCTCCTATAGTATTCACGATCCCAATATTTTTTCTAGATTAGCATTAAATGAATCAGGGACCATGGAGAGGCTAACTTGGCAAGGAGGTGAGCATAGCTGGGTCAAATTTTGGTCTGCCCCCAAGGATCAATGCGACTATTACAGCCATTGTGGCACATTCAGTGACTGTGACCCTTACAATTTGGGTGAATTCGAGTGTAAATGTCTTCCAGGTTTTGTGCCTAAGGTGAAAAGTGAATGGTATCTGAGGGATGCAATCAATGGGTGCACCAGAAAGCAAGGAGAAAAGACGTGCGGAAACAGCACTGACGGATTCATAAAATTGACCTTTGTGAAGGTTCCTGACACTTCAAATGCTAGAGTGAATGAGGGTGTGGGATCAAAAGAGTGCCAGGATTTGTGCTTAAGAAATTGTTCATGCACAGCTTATGCAAGTGCTAATATCAGTCGTGGTGGAAGTGGCTGCATCACTTGGTACGGGAGCTTGATAGATATCAGGCAGTTTTCCAATGGGGGCCAGGATGTTTACATCAGAGTTACAGCCGCGGAGTTAG CTGAATTTCTAAAGAGTTCAAAGGGCTCGCGGAGCAAAAAGTTGGTAATCATTGTTGTAGCATCTGCAGCAGGAGTTCTCATACTGCTATTTTTGTCATGGGTGGTACTCAAGAATAGAAAAG GTAAAAGACAGTACATCAAGCGGCTGCTCAGCTTTAACATTAGTCCAAGATCGTCCTACGGAGCTTCTTCAACAACAAAggaaatagatgaaaatacagATTTGTCCGTTTTCGACCTAAGAACCATATCTTCAGCAACCAACAATTTCTCCCTTGCTAACAAACTTGGAGAGGGTGGATTTGGAACAGTTTACATG GGTCGACTGCATACTGGTAGAGAAATAGCTATCAAAAGATTGTCAAAAAGTTCAGGACAAGGGATTGAGGAATTCAAGAATGAAGTTACACTGATAGCAAGACTACAGCACAGGAATCTTGTTAAGCTTTTGGGATGTTGCATCCAGCAAGATGAGAAAATGCTAGTTTATGAATACCTGCCAAATAAGGGACTCGACAATTTCATCTTCG ATAAAGAAAAAGCTGCATTGCTCAATTGGAGAAAACGCTTTGAAATAATACTAGGCATTGCTCGGGGACTTGTGTATCTTCACCGGGATTCGCGATTAAGAATTATCCACAGGGATCTGAAAGCAAGCAATGTTTTACTAGATGCTGGTATGGAGCCAAAAATATCAGACTTTGGCATGGCTAGAATATTTGGAGCAGGTCAAATGGAGGCTAACACAAACAGAGTGGTGGGAACCTA TGGGTACATGTCACCAGAATATGCAATGCAAGGGCTCTTTTCTGATAAATCAGACGTTTTCAGTTATGGGGTTTTGCTCTTGGAGATTATCAGCGGCAGAAAGAATAGCAGTTATTTCCATGATAACGCTATCAATTTGATTGGATAT GTTTGGGATCTGTGGAAAGAAGATAAGGCCATGGAAATAGTTGATCCATCAATGAGGGACTCGTATAATCAAGATGAAGTACTGAGATGCATTCAAATTGGCCTTTTGTGCGTTCAAGAACAGGCGAGTGATCGGCCAACCATGTCCCAAGTTCTTTCCATGCTATCAAATGGAACGGCACTGCCTTCAGTTTCTCCTAAACAGCCTGCATTTGTCATAAAAAAAGTTAATAATGGTAGTAATCTTCCATATTCGTCATCTGCAAGCATAGGAGCTGTATCGGTCGATGAAATGACAATTACTTTGATGCAAGCTCGTTAA